From the genome of Oncorhynchus masou masou isolate Uvic2021 chromosome 15, UVic_Omas_1.1, whole genome shotgun sequence:
GAGGACTCAATGTAGTACAAAAGGTATGTCCACTCCACTGGAAAAGTTAATATTTTGTACTGACTGACAAAAACACtatagagaaggggagagacagtaccAGGCTTGGGAGCATTTAGCTGATTCCTGTTGGTGACAGATGGGTCCAGGGTCTCGGAAAAGGAGAGGCATGGAGGTGAGACAACAAAAAGTGTGGGCGATACAATGTGACATAATCAAGTAGTCAAGTCAGGACTGGTGGGTACTTTCAGACATATTAGATAAGGGGACTAACTGTCAAGGATCTTGGCTTCTGTGCTCTTCAGAATGGACATGGGCGTGGGGCACCACGAGGGCCAACACTCCCAGCCAGATACTAACTTACAGAGAGGACACACACGTCAAAAACAAAATCCCCATTAAATGTCTATTATGCAAAACTGTTATCAAACCAAAGTGCTCACTATTCATGATTATTTCCACAAACTTACTTTGGTTCAGTTTTGTTATAGGTACTAAGCTATATGGATCTGTTTTAATAAGGTCATACCAAGAAACATTTCGCTATTTGAATTTGAATTATTTTAAGAGTATAAAAAGTATTCTTTTTAATATCCAATTAGGAAAATTATTTttgggccttactgctattaaccCATACAAAAGCATTGTATAACAAATTCACTATATGGAACAGGTAGTCTGCAAAAGATTCAAAAGGAAGTTTGTTTGGAATTGTCTGTCCTATATGTGAGAGATATAAGATCAGGAAACATTATTTATTTTGAACATGTATTAACCCTTATTTTCAGCACTGAACAATCTAAGCACTGTCTAAGAGGCAATTAATGCTTGATCTGAAAATGCTCTACTAAGCTATATAGAATTGCTTTTAGAAGGTCATATCAAGGATCatttgctatttgattttgaattttaagatccattaaagtaaaaataaatatatacagtaccagtcaaaagtttggacacacctacccatccAGGCtgtttctttattttctacattgtagaataatagtgaagacatcaaaactatgaaataacacatagggaatcatgtagtaaccaaaaatgttttaaaccaatctaaatatattttatatttgagattcttcaaagtagtcaccctttgacttgatgacagctctgcacactccAAATAAgtatctaaaggaagtttgttccgaagtgtctgtcctatatttaTGAGATATACGAACGTTCAGGCAACATTTATTGTTATATTTACACACTTTATTATCAACAGCATAAATCAAATTACAACTAGAATTGATAAATTCATAAAAAGGAAATACTCAATCTTTAGTGTCTACCATACACAACGGTTATCAAACCAAAGTGCTCACTTTTCTTAATTCCACTAATTTACATTGGTTCAATATCGTTCATCGCAAACTAAAGTCATACAGGGACATAGTCATACCACGTAGAATCAAAGTCGGACAGATGGGTCGTTGTTTATTAACATGGAACTACTGTACAGTGGATTATATGTTCAGGAGGGAATGTTGTTATTGTTACACCAGTTTTACTGACACGTCATTTTTGCGCTACGTCTGACGGAAGTGTATTTGACAAACAGTTTGATTCTCTCTGTACCTTTTGGGGTTTTTTGTTCATAAGAAAACATGTCCAACTCGGTAATTTCAGTTATTTCTCGATTCCTGGAAGAATACACGACCAAAACATCGAACAAATTGAAAGTGGTCGACGCGTACCTTTTCTACATCTTGCTAACCGGTGCATTGCAGTTTCTGTACTGCTTGCTGGTTGGCACCTTCCCATTTAACAGCTTCTTGGCTGGGTTCATATCATGTGTTGGCGCCTTCATCCTGGGAGGTAATTGACACACTGCACGGTCAATTTATTTGCATAATCTTGTGACATTCAGCAGTATTATACGTCACTGAAATATGAAGATAATCAATGGTAGCCACCATTATTGCTGAATAATCGATCTTCTCTTTGGTCCCTTCCTGCCTACAGTCTGCCTGCGTATCCAGATTAATCCAGATAACAAAGGAGACTTCCTGTCCATCTCCCAGGAAAGGGCCTTTGCAGATTTCTTATTAGCCCACACTGTCTTGCACCTTGTGGTCATTAATTTCATTGGTTGAGAAAACCAATGATTTAGATCCTCAGAACAGGTGtgaacagtatatacacacacaccctccctcaatGTTTTTAATTGTTATCCAGTGTTTTTTGTCAGCATGTTACTAACATGATTCATGTTTATTTCATTTCATAGATGAACAACTGACATGACCAAAATGCACCTGTCACCTCAAGACAACATTCATACAATTAGATTTACCCTGGCTGGAAGTGCAGGGACAGCTTAATAATGTCAGTAATGGCCTTTTTGTTCTACAAATTCCTGTAATTTGTGTTTCTGAAATAATTATTTTGTACTGTTTGTATGATTGTTGCAATCCGTTTGAAATAAATGAAACAGAATTCAAGCTACTGAGTTGTGATTTATTGAAATGTCTTTCCTTGCCAGTATTGGCAATGATTTTCTTAGGAGACTTAGATCATTCCATTGCTAGCACTGGAAAAGACTCCACATTTTGGACTTATTCTAATAAAGCTACTTGCATTGTAGGGCAATAGCTGTGACCCAATGATCATCTTTAGACGTGTAGTTTTCAAATATTAAAGGCAGAGGCATACACTAAATTCAATTATGCTTTTTTTCCTCTGTAAACTTGTCCCCAGGTTATTGTGCACAGCCCAATGGGATATCAACTATCTATCCAAAGTTGACCTTGTGCTGTGctcataaccaagtgggaagaTGGTAATTATCAGTTGTGAAGTCGTAAATACAAGTTGGATGCATTCACGTGTTTTGAACTTGTTGAGATATGCCGATTGGCTGATGACAAACAAGCTGCGTCAATTAAAAAGTACAGCTATCATGCTCGCAAACAAATTATAGTGTTAAAAATACATATTAACTCTTTatatgggaattggcctatatgtaTAAGGCTAAATTGAAATGGTTCTTACAGAATAAGTATGAAAAGCAtttgcataaccatggtagcgaTTGATAAGGCACAGTTTGGAAATTATGGGTAAATGATTAGACCAAAGGTGTGTACACTGAATCCAAAccttacactgttgattttacaTGCATTCTACTGTAGTTTACACCACATTTGTTGATtacaaaatctgaaaatactctggatacattcagtaacacgATAAGATgattcctggaaaatgtggggtaggtggAACAGAAAAacggtcagtatctggtgtgaacaccatttgcattatgcagtgtgacacatctcctctgcatagagttgatcaggctgttgattgtggtctgtggaatgttgtcccactcctcttcagtggctgtgcgaagttgctggatattggcgggaactggaacactgtcgtacatgtcgatccagtgcatcccaaacaatgctcaatgggtgacgtgAGGTGAGTATGCCAGCTatagaagaactgggacattttcagcttccagcaattgtgtacatatccttgtgacatggggccgtgcattatcatgctgaaacatgaggtgattgtggcggatgaatggcatgacaatggtcctcgggatctcatcacggtatctctgtgcgttCAAATTTCCATTTATAAAAGGCAATTGTGTTTGCTGtccgtagcttatacctgcccatacccTAACCCgtccaccaccatggggcacaacGTCGACATCAGCAAACCGTTATCTCACATTACTGCATatatgtggtctgcggttgtgaggctggttggacgtactgacaaattctctaaaattacgttATGGTAGACAAataaacattacattctctggcaatagctctgttgaacatttctgcagtcagcatgccaattgcacgctccctcaaaacttaagacatctgtcgcagtgtgttgtgtgacaaaactgcaaattTCAGagcggccttttattgtccccagcacaaggtgctcctgtgtaatgataatgctgtttaatcagcttcctgaaataccacacctgtcaggtggatggattatcttggcgaagGAAACAtgatcactaacagggatgtaaacaaatgtgtgcacaaaatttgagaaaaataagatttttgtgcatatggaacatttctgggatatttcatttcagctcaagacacatgggaccaacactttacatgttgcgtttatatttctgttcagtgtatatataatgtaataAAATACCCCCTATAAGTATGTTCTTCTTCTTACATTGGTCTCTAGTTAAATCATTCGACGGGCCTTTTCGTTCTATGACAAACGTAGGGCAGTAGGATTCACTTTCATGTATGCACAGCACTTGGCAGTAAAATAGGAAAGTATTTTCAAACCCGGTGGTATTTGGTCTTCTCGTGTTTCCGTATGTAAATAATAAACTTTTCCTccgagaggaagaggcaaagcgagaggtttcactctcgCCAACGTCTGTCCAAAAAAGCAcgatgcgtttctatgggcttattttggatcTAAGCTTGTCGCCTTCTTTCACGACTTTCGGACAAccaactcccattgttagggcggagacatgagcatctcgtcattatatacagatatCTGTTTTACCCTGCTTTTCCCGGCCCTGTCTAGATGGGATACAGATTTTGTCGAATTGACGTACATATttttgcattttagctaaccccaACTATTTTCCTAACCTTAATCTAATTACCCTAACGTGCTACTCTAATTATCATAACCTGCTGCGTAAATCCCCCTAAACTCTATTACGAAAATTCAATTTTGACAAAAACTGTATCCCTTCTAGACAGAACCGCTTTTACCCGACCCTCACAGATAATTCTGAAAAACGTCCATGTAGCTACAGACAGTTACAGACAGGTAAATATATTTTCTGCATATATACTTTTCTAAACATAAGAGATTTATAATATTGCCATTTGATACGTTGGATGTGTAGCTAACATTATCTATAAAAGCCATCTAGAACTAATTATCTACAATAGCTAGCTAGGTTAACgtcagctaacgttagttagtttAGGGAATTCCACGTACACTTAACATGTTCATTGAACTAATATAATCAAAATCAATAAATCAAAGTAGATTTTACCTGAATGTAGTATCCTgttgaatttaaaaaataatttatatTGCTTAAACATGCATTAAATTATACTGTTGCTGCTTCCTGTTGTCATGGATTTTTGATATGGCCGAGTATCAACAGTTTTTTAAATTCCTAATCAATATGCTGAAACAAGTCGTGATATTTTTAAGACCAATGCATAAGTTATTCGGAACACATGTTTTCAGATGACTTGTATCTTGCTAAATTTGTATTTTAGAAACTGCATACGCACCAATATTTACCAAATGGTCACTCAATTCTGGAATTGATTAGCTTGTTCCACTGTATAATTAGTAGCGCGCGCAAATGAATCACTCACATCGATATTGAAATTATTGGAACTGGGACAATAACAGCAGCGACATGTACCGTTTGCACTCTTCTAAACAGACAACCCTCAATGAACTTGTGTATACTATATACACaacatgtggacaccccttcaaatagtggatttggctatttcagctgtTGCAagttgtataaaattgagcacacagccatgcaatctccattgacaaacattggcagtagcaTAGCCCTACCgatgagctcagtgactttcatcgtggcaccgtcataggatgccaccttttcaacaagccagttcatcaaatgtctgtCCTGCTATAGCTACCCaggcaactgtaagtgctgtggaaacgtctaggagcaacaacggctcagccgtgtgGTGGTaggcacaagctcacagaacgtgactgccgagtgctgaagcgtgtagtgtgtaaaaatcttctgtcctcggttgcaacactcactaccgagttccaaactgccctggaagcaatgtcagcaaaataactgttcttcaggagcttcatgaaatgggtttgcaTGGCTGAGGAGCCGCAcagaagcctaagatcaccatgcacaatgccaagcgtcggctgttgtggtgtaaagcttgccaactttggactctggtgcagtggacatgcgttctctggagtgataaatcacacttcaccgtctgacggacaaatctgggtttggtgaatgccagaagaacgctacctgccccaatgcctAGTGCTaacggtaaagtttggtggaggaggaataatggtctgggggctgtttttcatggtttgggctagaccCCTTGGAgccagtaaagggaaatcttaacgcaacAGTAAACAATGAAATTCTAGAatgttctgtgcttccaactttgtggcaacagtttggggaaagccctatcctgtttcagcatgacaatgccccccgtGCAAAAAGCGATctccgtacagaaatggtttgtcgagatcggtgtggaagaacataaatggcctgcacagagccctgaccacaaCCCAATCGAatgcctttgggatgaattggaacgccaactgcgagccaggcctgacgcccaacatcagtgcccgaactcactaatgcccttgtggctgctgtgggaacttgcttccattcaatgttccaacatctagtggaaagccttctcagaagagtggaggctgttatagcagcaaaggggggaccaactccatattaatgcacatgattttggaataagatgatTGAGGAGCAGGTGTGCACATACTTGTAGTGTATATCTATCTATAGATGGCAACCAGTCATAGCCAGGAGccatgtttccatccacagtttttatgtgAGTAAACTCATACCATATAAAAAATCACAGCTGTGAAGGAAACTGGTAGGTTCGGTTCAGTTTACAAACGCAGACAGATAATTGGTTAGTTTGACATGTTTGGGATCGTTTTGTGttggtaaaattaattatgcacaaatattgatataaccatatcaaagtaaacttggagtcacgtgatGATATGGTGTGAGGTCCTCCCAATATGACTAgtgaaaccatgcagtttattatgATCGATTAATTCAATTTTTAACTTCACAGGATGGTGAAAGTGCTTGGTAATCTTGATGCTTCATTCCAATAAATATAGAGGTTCCTATTCTGGTGACGTGATGATTGATGCTTGGCTGcagtttgacaaatacaaatattctcgCTCTTATCCAAAATAATCTCATGTAGACTAAGACTagcctacctgcactgtatctgtgagctgttggctagagtaggcacatttgctatttaatgcaactgtttttgtgacaaaactatcggtTTCTATTCAGTAAATGAAAATATACACATTTTGTGACGTTTATCTACatgtctgtttggtggaaacacaccactgTTGGGAAAATGTGCATAATTTCTTTCTGTGAATTTTTGAATagtcacatgaaaatctgtcaccaattggatggaaacataGCTGCTAACCAACATTTCCATCCATAGTTTTTATGCAAGTAAAGTCatactatatatacagttgaagttggaagtttacatacaccttagccaaatacatttaaactgagtttttcacaattcctgacatttaatcctagtaaaaatgacctgttttaggtcagttaggatcactttaagaatgtgaaatgtcagattaatagtagagagaatgatttatttcagattgtatttatttcatcacattcccagtgggtcagaagtttacatacactcaatttgtatttggtagcactgcctttaaattgtttaacttgggtcaaacgttttgggtagccttccacaagcttcccacaataaattgggtgaattttggcccattactcctgacagagcttgtgtaactgagtcaggtttgtaggcttcgttgctcgcacacactttttcagttctgcccacaaatttcagggctttgtgatggccatgccaataccttgactttgtcgtccttaagccattttgccacaactttggaagtatgcttggggtcattgtccatttggaagacccatttgtgaccaaggtttaacttcctgactcatgtcttgagatgttgcttcaatatagccacataattttcctttcctcatgatgccatctgtattgtgaagtgcaccagtccctcctgcagcaaagcaccccacaacatgatgctgccacccccgtgcttcacggttgggatggtgttcttcggcttgcaagcctcctcctttttcctccaaacataacaatggtcattatggccaaacagttctatttttctttcatcagaccagagaacatttctccatgtgcagttgcaaaccgtaatctggcggttttggagcagtggctttttccttgccgagtggcctttcaggttatgtcgatataggactcgtggatatagatacttttgtacctgtttcctccagcatcttcacaaggtcctttgctgttgttctgggattgatttgcacttttcgcaccaaagtatgttaatctctaggagaccaaacgcgtctccttcctgagcggtatgacagctgcgtgggtccatggtgtttataattgcatagtattgtttgtacagatgaatgtggtaccttcaggcatttcgatattgctcccaaggatgaaccagacttgtggaggtctacaatttcttttctgaggtcttggctcatttcttttgattttcccatgatgtcaagccaagaggcactgaatttgaaggtaggccttgaaatacatccacaggtcaattcctccaattcactcaaattatgtcaattagcctatcagaagcttctaaagacatgacataattttctggaaatttccaagctgtttaaaggcacagtcaacttagtgtatgtaaacttctgacccactggaattgtgatacagtgaattataagtcaaataatctgtaaacaattgttggaaaaaattacttgtgtcatgtcgaaagtagatgtcctaaccgacttgcccaaactatagtttaacaagaaatttgtggagtggttgaaaaacaagttttaatgactccaacctaagtgtatgtaaacttccaatttcaactgtatgtgtgtgtgtgtatatatatatatatatatttaaagcttgttttttaaatatatatatatttaaagctATTTATCAACTACTCAAACAAGTATTTGGGTTTTTAAATAACATCAGGGTTGGCTTTCATTTGAATGCTAGTTTATCCCTAAAATCCATGAATTCTTGTGAGGCCAGAGATGGTAGGAGCACCCAATGTTTTTCTTGCCACGTGGTCAGAAAATGACAGCTGCTTTCTAAgcaatgatttatatatacatttccagtcaaaagtttggacacgcccactcattcaagagtttttctttatttgtactattttctacgttgtagaataatagtgaagacatcaaaactatgaaataacacatacggaatcatgtagtaaccaaaaacgttttTAACAAAACATAAtctattcttcaaagtagccaccctttgccttgatgatagcttttcacacaattggcattctctcaaccagcttcacctggaatgcttttccaaccgtcttgaaggatttcccacaaatgctgagcaattgttggctgcttttccttcactctgcggtccaactcatcccaaaccatctcaattgtgtcgaggtcgggtgattgtggaggccaggtcatctaatgcagcactccatcactctccttatttgTCTTatagcccttacactgcctggcagtgtgtttggtcattgtcctttttaaaaacaagtgatagtcccactaagcacaaaccagatgggatggtgtatcgctgcagaatgctgtggtagccatgctggttaagcgtgccttgatttctaaataaatcacagacagtgtcaccagcaaagcaccatcacacatgcttcacggtgggaaccacacatgcagagatcatccgttcacctacctactctgcgtctcacaaagacatagcaattggaacccaaaatctcaaatttgaactcatcagaccaaaggacagatttccaccggtctaatgtccattgcttgtgtcttggcccaagcaagtctcttcttatgattggtgtcctttagtagtggtttctttgcagcaattcgaccatgaatgccttattgacacagtctcctctgaacagttgatgttgaaatgtgtctgttacttgaactctgtgaagcatttattttggctgcaatttctgaggctggtaactctaatgatcttaacctctgtagcagaggtaactttgggtcttcctttcctttggcggtcctcatgagagccagtttcatcatagcgcgtGATTGTTTTTccaactgtacttgaagaaacgttcaaagttcttgacattttccaaatCGACTGATCTtcctgtcttaaagtaatgatggactgtcatttctttttgcttattagagttcttgccataatatggacttggctttttaccaaatagggctatcttctgtataccatccctaccttgtcacaacacaactgattggctcaaacgcattaagaaggaaatatgtttaacaaattaacttttaacaagacacacctgttaatttaaatgcattccaggtaactgccttatgaagctggttgagagaatgccaagagtgtgcaaagctgtcatcaaggcaaagggtggctactttgaagaatctcaaatataaaatatattttgatttaacacattttttggttacgacatgattccatgtgttatttcatagctttaaTTTCTTCACTAGTATTCATTTTATTCACACTGGCCTTGACTTTGAATGACTTTGACTGACTTTGAATCAACTCTTTTGCCAGTTCACTCAACTTATTTGGTGGGCCGAGTCCTCTTTGCATTCACAATGCTATGTTTAGCGTTGAagattttacaaaaacacattgacTTAAACTTAACTTGCAAttcatttgttttgtttgatgTACATTTCAAGTGAAACATCTGAGTCTCATCATCATTCCATTACTATGGAATTGCCCTTTAGCTAACATCAACATTGGTGCCATTGTTGCCTTTTATTTTGGCTTTGTTGTTAAGCCTTTTGATCTAACTCAACATTTGGGTGGTTTATTTTGTTATTGACAGGTCACGAGTCTGATCATCATCTGCTGAAAATTGGATCCAATGGATCAATATGTGAGATATGGAAATATTGGTCAGACAGAAGAGCTTTTTGTAGGTTGAGCCAAATTTGATCCATTCTTCAAAATGAGTAACAATTGAATTATACAATATCTAAAATAATCAGCTAGATGTTTTATTGATCTATGGTTTATTCTAACACCAACCGTGGTCTGTTCTAGGATCAATCATTGCATTGGAGTGAGGTTAAAGAGGAGGCTGAAGAATGTCAGATTTCAGCTGTGCCATTAGGAGTTGAAACGTCACAGGTTTTTAAAAAAGAGGACACTGATGGACAAGATCCTTCCTTTGAAACAGTTTCAGACGTCCATGGAGTCACAGAGCAAGAGCGTGGACCTAAAGGCAAGGTAAGTAGCTCCTCAACACTTTGCAAGCACCTTTGCAAAGCCAGGAGTTATACCCTATAAAAGTCCCGCCTGCTTCCTGGTGCAGTCTCATACTGTTTTTGAATGGGCGTCAAGCTTTTATCACCAAATACATGAAAATGgcgtcaatcaaatgtatttataaagcccttttttacatTAGCCGATGTATAGAGATACATACAAACATATTTGTAAGTTAATTTACCTTTACCCAATGCCTTTTATGAAGGTTTTCGACAAAAAATAATGCAAGGCATCAGAAGTAAAATAATCCAGGAATATGAATATAATTGTACATGCATGTATATCTTTAATGCCTGGAGTCTCATCATCATTCCGTGACTATGGAATTGCCCTTTAGCTAACATCAACATTTTATGATATAAGCTTGATACTGAATGAATGATGTTTTCTCTGTGTAAGGTGCTGCCTTCACCAGCCCCAGTCAAAGAGGAGTCTGAAGAATGCTCCCTTCTgccagtagatgaagaggaggttACCTTAATTACAGTAAaggaagaagagaatgaagaTGGGTTGAAGTCAGAAGATGAGAATATTGTGAAAGTGTCAGTTCCTTGGGAGCCGTTGGAAACATCACCATCATACTCAGATACAGATGATACAGAGGACAGTGAGATGGAAGGTGATAATGTGCGGGTGAGTTTAAGCATTTAATAACAGTGAAATAGACACTTTGAGAACGTTTTTTTGTTCCACTAGTTTTGAACATTCTTTACCCTACCTATTATAAGCTGTGTACACCAAACCACAAAACTAGCCTTCAACCTTCATGTTTTCTGACACTATGTGACTGCATTTGGAGTGTGCTACTGACATACAATACGTAGGCTATAGGTGTAGCGAAAATGTCTCAAC
Proteins encoded in this window:
- the LOC135556376 gene encoding dolichyl-diphosphooligosaccharide--protein glycosyltransferase subunit DAD1-like — protein: MSNSVISVISRFLEEYTTKTSNKLKVVDAYLFYILLTGALQFLYCLLVGTFPFNSFLAGFISCVGAFILGVCLRIQINPDNKGDFLSISQERAFADFLLAHTVLHLVVINFIG